The Deinococcus sp. Leaf326 DNA window CTTGCCCAACTCCGCGCGGGCGTCCTTGAAATACTGCGCAATGTTCATGACCTTCTCCTGTGGGCGACTGGCACGTGGGCGCAGTACGCCCGGAGACGCCTGCCCGGCCGCGCGAAACTGCCGGCCGTACAAGCGTCTCAGGATGGGATTAGATCTTCTTCTCGCGGAAGACCACGTGCTTCTTGGCGACGGGGTCGTACTTGCGCAGTTCCATCTTGGCCTGCGTGTTGCGGCGGTTCTTGGTCGTGGTGTAGTAGAAGCCCGTGCCGGCGCTGCTTTCCATCTTCACGATGATGCGGGGTCCGTCCTTAGCCATGGTGTTACTCCTTTCGCAGCCGGCTTTCCCGAGGAAAAGACCCGCGCTGCTCCCAGCGCCCGCCTGGGCGGGTTCTCTTCGCTGGTAAAAACCCGCCTTCTGGCGGGCAACATTTCGATTATAGGCAATCGTGCTCCGCCTGTCCAGCCGCCGCGCCTCAGTC harbors:
- the rpmG gene encoding 50S ribosomal protein L33; this encodes MAKDGPRIIVKMESSAGTGFYYTTTKNRRNTQAKMELRKYDPVAKKHVVFREKKI